From a single Shewanella donghaensis genomic region:
- the nudF gene encoding ADP-ribose diphosphatase, with the protein MNDNEIIEQFNAEKDVEILSKKTVFKGFFKLDEYQFKHRLFDGGWSEVVTREVFERGNAVVVLPYDPVTHQVVLIEQIRLPAIMSTQSVWLLELVAGMIAADEIAEEVAHRELMEETGITASEMHFVNSYLATPGGSSERFYFYWAKVDASQAKGIHGLEYEHEDIKVHVVDFDVAMEMVNSGRIDNASTVLGLQWLALNLHKVKPV; encoded by the coding sequence ATGAACGATAATGAAATAATCGAACAGTTTAATGCTGAAAAAGATGTCGAAATCCTTTCAAAGAAAACCGTATTTAAAGGTTTCTTTAAATTAGACGAGTACCAATTTAAGCATAGACTGTTTGACGGTGGTTGGAGTGAAGTTGTGACTCGTGAAGTTTTTGAGCGAGGTAACGCTGTTGTTGTTTTGCCTTACGACCCAGTAACACATCAAGTGGTGCTAATTGAGCAAATACGATTACCGGCCATTATGAGTACTCAGTCTGTTTGGTTACTTGAGTTAGTTGCAGGTATGATCGCTGCAGATGAAATTGCTGAAGAAGTAGCCCATCGTGAGTTAATGGAAGAGACAGGTATTACGGCATCAGAAATGCATTTTGTTAATAGTTATCTTGCTACACCTGGTGGTTCATCTGAGCGGTTTTATTTTTATTGGGCAAAAGTTGATGCTAGCCAAGCTAAAGGCATTCACGGGCTTGAATATGAACATGAAGATATAAAAGTGCATGTGGTCGATTTTGACGTCGCGATGGAAATGGTCAACAGCGGCCGTATTGATAACGCATCAACGGTACTCGGCTTGCAATGGCTTGCACTGAATTTACATAA